Proteins from a single region of Lampris incognitus isolate fLamInc1 chromosome 16, fLamInc1.hap2, whole genome shotgun sequence:
- the LOC130126651 gene encoding protein LBH-like isoform X1 codes for MTEVMNSLEPGKEDFSGGDEEQSQGAASFQIFPDSQERYPKLTKRLPSIVVEPTDGAEVESGELRWPPDEPSTSDAPGEKQTSPHTAPTTGDQTAAKGELDLQEEYGGEAASGAEEQDSE; via the exons ATGACTGAAGTGATGAATTCTCTGGAGCCCGGGAAGGAGGACTTCAGCGGGGGCGATGAAGAGCAGAGCCAAGGTGCCGCATCCTTCCAG ATTTTCCCCGATTCCCAGGAGAGGTATCCAAAGCTGACCAAGAGACTTCCTTCCATCGTGGTGGAGCCCACGGACGGCGCTGAGGTGGAGAGCGGAGAGCTTCGCTGGCCCCCTGACGAGCCGAGCACCTCAGATGCCCCGGGTGAGAAACAGACCTCCCCTCACACCGCTCCGACTACAGGCGACCAAACCGCGG CTAAAGGAGAATTGGACCTTCAGGAGGAATACGGTGGTGAAGCTGCATCAGGAGCCGAAGAGCAGGACTCCGAGTGA
- the LOC130126651 gene encoding protein LBH-like isoform X2 produces MTEVMNSLEPGKEDFSGGDEEQSQGAASFQERYPKLTKRLPSIVVEPTDGAEVESGELRWPPDEPSTSDAPGEKQTSPHTAPTTGDQTAAKGELDLQEEYGGEAASGAEEQDSE; encoded by the exons ATGACTGAAGTGATGAATTCTCTGGAGCCCGGGAAGGAGGACTTCAGCGGGGGCGATGAAGAGCAGAGCCAAGGTGCCGCATCCTTCCAG GAGAGGTATCCAAAGCTGACCAAGAGACTTCCTTCCATCGTGGTGGAGCCCACGGACGGCGCTGAGGTGGAGAGCGGAGAGCTTCGCTGGCCCCCTGACGAGCCGAGCACCTCAGATGCCCCGGGTGAGAAACAGACCTCCCCTCACACCGCTCCGACTACAGGCGACCAAACCGCGG CTAAAGGAGAATTGGACCTTCAGGAGGAATACGGTGGTGAAGCTGCATCAGGAGCCGAAGAGCAGGACTCCGAGTGA